TTGTTATTATTATCTTTACTAACTGTTAGAGGATGTGTTAGTATGACATCAGAATTTTAGAAGTTTTTGCAGTTGATGAGGCCACAAAGACTTTTATCTTTGTGGTTTTTTGTTGTGACCTTCTGAGATTTGAGTTTAAAAAAAGGAGGTAAAAGAAATGGCTAATGGAACAGTAAAGTGGTTCAATGACTCAAAGGGTTTTGGCTTTATCACAAGCGAAGACGGCAGTGATGTATTTGTCCACCATACGTCAATCCAAGGCAATGGATTTAAATCCCTTGCTGAGGGTGATAAGGTCAGCTTTGATACTGAAAAAGGCCCGAAAGGCCCCAAGGCAATCAATGTAGTTAAACTGTAATTAGACGGAAAAGGCTTCCTCAGGCTGA
This genomic stretch from Nitrospirota bacterium harbors:
- a CDS encoding cold-shock protein, producing the protein MANGTVKWFNDSKGFGFITSEDGSDVFVHHTSIQGNGFKSLAEGDKVSFDTEKGPKGPKAINVVKL